A window from Drosophila nasuta strain 15112-1781.00 chromosome 3, ASM2355853v1, whole genome shotgun sequence encodes these proteins:
- the LOC132788840 gene encoding glycerophosphocholine phosphodiesterase GPCPD1 isoform X3, translating to MDICDTDTIMCDKCAAYADAASITADDNYATGNELLEAAPSTGCKPTLRQFNVRLQTALAAEEQLALTGDVKALGEWQLSRCVPLDRLDELSWQTTVRLQSCRQIEYRYFVYVEDAAGNKQIRRWETHFKPRLLLPCPEQQCNSPVDAFGIANPLENTQSQVHRGWLNHEAIVQLKFNGEKMFQVHDIETFDPQHVQLKIVPVEQSSGLHVEYSKQLYGRSQLQLQPQFGVPYTKGDIVIFHITLPLEQMMLQHFRLECYSLDHQLLGSATLNAAQLTGSEGLLQLHIKSAQRPEETLARLRLPYVLVQPYQYSPLDFKTTYAHYWPRSWPNLDVGHRGNGKSYIAEAPQERENTIASFLSAHAHHADMVELDVHLTADGIPVIYHDFGLRTAPPGKQIEKPDQLEYVLIKDINYELLKRLRIFSVINGKVFEYPAHNAEPRTEHRIFPRLVEVLQQLPKSLGIDVEIKWPQRRQGGGSEAEQTIDKNFFADRVLHEVIRYGCGRPLIFSSFDADMCTMLRFKQNIFPVMFLTQGETKKWQPFSDLRTRNFMAAVNNAQAFELAGTAPHAEDFLGENAAQMLQQARDQGQIAVIWGDDCNSKERVQYFTQIGATATCYDRSDLYMPEAKQRAFFNSSALLAEFEGQCRI from the coding sequence TGTGCCGCCTATGCAGATGCTGCTTCGATCACAGCTGACGACAACTATGCCACTGGCAACGAGCTACTCGAGGCAGCTCCCTCAACCGGTTGCAAGCCGACGCTGAGGCAGTTCAATGTACGATTGCAGACCGCACTTGCGGCCGAGGAGCAACTGGCGCTCACCGGCGATGTCAAGGCGCTGGGCGAGTGGCAACTTTCGCGCTGTGTGCCCCTGGATCGTCTCGACGAGCTCAGCTGGCAGACAACGGTGCGTCTGCAATCGTGCCGCCAGATCGAGTATCGCTACTTTGTCTACGTGGAAGATGCGGCGGGCAACAAGCAGATTCGTCGCTGGGAGACACACTTCAAGCCACGTTTGCTGCTGCCCTGCCCCGAACAGCAGTGCAACAGTCCAGTGGACGCCTTTGGCATTGCCAATCCCCTGGAGAACACACAATCACAAGTGCACCGTGGCTGGCTCAATCATGAGGCGATTGTACAGCTCAAATTCAATGGCGAGAAAATGTTCCAAGTGCACGACATCGAGACCTTTGACCCACAGCATGTGCAACTCAAGATTGTGCCCGTCGAGCAGTCGTCTGGCCTCCACGTGGAGTACTCCAAGCAGCTCTACGGTCGCagtcagctgcagctgcagccacaGTTTGGTGTGCCATACACCAAAGGTGACATTGTCATCTTTCACATCACTTTGCCGCTGGAGCAGATGATGCTGCAGCACTTCCGCCTGGAGTGCTATAGTCTGGATCATCAGCTGCTAGGCAGCGCTACCTTGAATGCTGCCCAACTCACAGGCAGCGAGGGATTACTTCAGCTGCACATCAAGTCCGCCCAGCGGCCGGAGGAGACGCTGGCGCGCTTAAGATTGCCCTATGTTTTGGTGCAGCCTTATCAATACTCGCCGCTGGACTTCAAGACCACCTATGCCCACTACTGGCCACGCAGCTGGCCCAATCTGGATGTCGGACATCGCGGCAATGGCAAAAGCTACATTGCAGAGGCGCCGCAGGAGCGTGAGAACACAATCGCCTCCTTCCTGAGTGCGCATGCGCATCACGCTGATATGGTGGAGTTGGATGTGCATCTCACGGCGGACGGCATTCCGGTGATCTATCATGACTTTGGACTGCGCACAGCGCCGCCTGGCAAGCAGATCGAGAAGCCCGATCAGCTGGAGTATGTGCTGATCAAGGACATCAACTATGAGCTGCTCAAGCGTTTGCGCATCTTCTCGGTGATCAATGGCAAAGTGTTTGAGTATCCCGCTCACAATGCTGAGCCACGCACAGAGCATCGCATCTTCCCCCGGTTGGTGGAggtgctgcagcagctgcccaaGTCGCTGGGCATTGATGTGGAGATCAAGTGGCCACAACGTCGTCAAGGCGGCGGCTCCGAGGCGGAGCAGACCATCGACAAGAACTTCTTTGCCGATCGCGTGCTCCACGAAGTGATTCGCTATGGCTGTGGCCGGCCGTTGATCTTCTCCAGCTTCGATGCCGATATGTGCACTATGCTACGCTTCAAACAGAACATCTTCCCGGTGATGTTCCTCACCCAGGGCGAGACAAAGAAGTGGCAACCCTTCAGTGATCTGCGCACACGCAACTTCATGGCTGCTGTGAATAATGCTCAGGCCTTTGAGTTGGCCGGCACAGCTCCGCATGCGGAGGATTTTCTGGGCGAAAATGCCGCCCAGATGCTGCAACAGGCTCGCGATCAAGGGCAAATTGCCGTCATCTGGGGTGATGACTGCAATTCGAAGGAGCGCGTACAGTATTTCACACAGATTGGAGCCACAGCCACCTGCTACGATCGCAGTGATCTCTATATGCCAGAGGCCAAGCAGCGGGCCTTCTTCAATTCCAGCGCTCTGCTCGCCGAGTTCGAGGGTCAGTGCCGGATCTAG
- the LOC132788843 gene encoding uncharacterized protein LOC132788843 isoform X2: MVNYGMMPIDGDGEGNVDGMGSSHLHEDEHNIDSLSMSRVEIGSIFGGLLCCVCLLCDFDAVIGWKCLFKEFPVDAQRIRGTWWIYGTNPEPTDRCYFEDLDLYWTRITQTDYDNYAVELHCSLPWFRHQMAIYTRAAEPSDEHFHLVDKLTCSNESKAPIQRWHLSRYMHLDYNPNYVKPLVVDENI; encoded by the exons ATGGTCAATTATGGAATGATGCCGatcgatggcgatggcgaagGCAATGTGGATGGCATGGGATCGTCTCATTTGCATGAAGATGAACACAACATTGACAGCCTATCGATGTCTCGAGTCGAAATTGGATCTATTTTTGGTGgtttgctgtgctgtgtgtgtctACTTTGTGATTTCGATGCGGTCATTGGCTGGAAATGTTTGTTCAAAGAGTTTCCAGTGGACGCCCAAAGG ATAAGGGGAACCTGGTGGATCTATGGCACAAATCCCGAGCCAACCGATCGCTGCTACTTTGAAGATC TGGATCTCTACTGGACACGCATTACGCAAACGGACTATGATAATTATGCCGTGGAACTGCACTGCTCGCTGCCCTGGTTTCGTCATCAAATGGCCATCTATACCAGGGCTGCAGAGCCCAGCGATGAG CATTTCCATCTGGTTGATAAGCTTACTTGTAGTAATGAATCCAAGGCGCCGATTCAGCGTTGGCATCTCTCGCGTTATATGCATCTGGACTATAATCCAAATTATGTGAAACCTTTGGTCGTGGACGAAAATATCTGA
- the LOC132788840 gene encoding glycerophosphocholine phosphodiesterase GPCPD1 isoform X2 → MSVPMLLTPMEPQTPDEHMQNCAAYADAASITADDNYATGNELLEAAPSTGCKPTLRQFNVRLQTALAAEEQLALTGDVKALGEWQLSRCVPLDRLDELSWQTTVRLQSCRQIEYRYFVYVEDAAGNKQIRRWETHFKPRLLLPCPEQQCNSPVDAFGIANPLENTQSQVHRGWLNHEAIVQLKFNGEKMFQVHDIETFDPQHVQLKIVPVEQSSGLHVEYSKQLYGRSQLQLQPQFGVPYTKGDIVIFHITLPLEQMMLQHFRLECYSLDHQLLGSATLNAAQLTGSEGLLQLHIKSAQRPEETLARLRLPYVLVQPYQYSPLDFKTTYAHYWPRSWPNLDVGHRGNGKSYIAEAPQERENTIASFLSAHAHHADMVELDVHLTADGIPVIYHDFGLRTAPPGKQIEKPDQLEYVLIKDINYELLKRLRIFSVINGKVFEYPAHNAEPRTEHRIFPRLVEVLQQLPKSLGIDVEIKWPQRRQGGGSEAEQTIDKNFFADRVLHEVIRYGCGRPLIFSSFDADMCTMLRFKQNIFPVMFLTQGETKKWQPFSDLRTRNFMAAVNNAQAFELAGTAPHAEDFLGENAAQMLQQARDQGQIAVIWGDDCNSKERVQYFTQIGATATCYDRSDLYMPEAKQRAFFNSSALLAEFEGQCRI, encoded by the coding sequence TGTGCCGCCTATGCAGATGCTGCTTCGATCACAGCTGACGACAACTATGCCACTGGCAACGAGCTACTCGAGGCAGCTCCCTCAACCGGTTGCAAGCCGACGCTGAGGCAGTTCAATGTACGATTGCAGACCGCACTTGCGGCCGAGGAGCAACTGGCGCTCACCGGCGATGTCAAGGCGCTGGGCGAGTGGCAACTTTCGCGCTGTGTGCCCCTGGATCGTCTCGACGAGCTCAGCTGGCAGACAACGGTGCGTCTGCAATCGTGCCGCCAGATCGAGTATCGCTACTTTGTCTACGTGGAAGATGCGGCGGGCAACAAGCAGATTCGTCGCTGGGAGACACACTTCAAGCCACGTTTGCTGCTGCCCTGCCCCGAACAGCAGTGCAACAGTCCAGTGGACGCCTTTGGCATTGCCAATCCCCTGGAGAACACACAATCACAAGTGCACCGTGGCTGGCTCAATCATGAGGCGATTGTACAGCTCAAATTCAATGGCGAGAAAATGTTCCAAGTGCACGACATCGAGACCTTTGACCCACAGCATGTGCAACTCAAGATTGTGCCCGTCGAGCAGTCGTCTGGCCTCCACGTGGAGTACTCCAAGCAGCTCTACGGTCGCagtcagctgcagctgcagccacaGTTTGGTGTGCCATACACCAAAGGTGACATTGTCATCTTTCACATCACTTTGCCGCTGGAGCAGATGATGCTGCAGCACTTCCGCCTGGAGTGCTATAGTCTGGATCATCAGCTGCTAGGCAGCGCTACCTTGAATGCTGCCCAACTCACAGGCAGCGAGGGATTACTTCAGCTGCACATCAAGTCCGCCCAGCGGCCGGAGGAGACGCTGGCGCGCTTAAGATTGCCCTATGTTTTGGTGCAGCCTTATCAATACTCGCCGCTGGACTTCAAGACCACCTATGCCCACTACTGGCCACGCAGCTGGCCCAATCTGGATGTCGGACATCGCGGCAATGGCAAAAGCTACATTGCAGAGGCGCCGCAGGAGCGTGAGAACACAATCGCCTCCTTCCTGAGTGCGCATGCGCATCACGCTGATATGGTGGAGTTGGATGTGCATCTCACGGCGGACGGCATTCCGGTGATCTATCATGACTTTGGACTGCGCACAGCGCCGCCTGGCAAGCAGATCGAGAAGCCCGATCAGCTGGAGTATGTGCTGATCAAGGACATCAACTATGAGCTGCTCAAGCGTTTGCGCATCTTCTCGGTGATCAATGGCAAAGTGTTTGAGTATCCCGCTCACAATGCTGAGCCACGCACAGAGCATCGCATCTTCCCCCGGTTGGTGGAggtgctgcagcagctgcccaaGTCGCTGGGCATTGATGTGGAGATCAAGTGGCCACAACGTCGTCAAGGCGGCGGCTCCGAGGCGGAGCAGACCATCGACAAGAACTTCTTTGCCGATCGCGTGCTCCACGAAGTGATTCGCTATGGCTGTGGCCGGCCGTTGATCTTCTCCAGCTTCGATGCCGATATGTGCACTATGCTACGCTTCAAACAGAACATCTTCCCGGTGATGTTCCTCACCCAGGGCGAGACAAAGAAGTGGCAACCCTTCAGTGATCTGCGCACACGCAACTTCATGGCTGCTGTGAATAATGCTCAGGCCTTTGAGTTGGCCGGCACAGCTCCGCATGCGGAGGATTTTCTGGGCGAAAATGCCGCCCAGATGCTGCAACAGGCTCGCGATCAAGGGCAAATTGCCGTCATCTGGGGTGATGACTGCAATTCGAAGGAGCGCGTACAGTATTTCACACAGATTGGAGCCACAGCCACCTGCTACGATCGCAGTGATCTCTATATGCCAGAGGCCAAGCAGCGGGCCTTCTTCAATTCCAGCGCTCTGCTCGCCGAGTTCGAGGGTCAGTGCCGGATCTAG
- the LOC132788840 gene encoding glycerophosphocholine phosphodiesterase GPCPD1 isoform X1 → MGSVATNLHKFLALRYCCQGALSLSGTSNNSGNCIIKRCLKQQGLAQRARFHAQCAAYADAASITADDNYATGNELLEAAPSTGCKPTLRQFNVRLQTALAAEEQLALTGDVKALGEWQLSRCVPLDRLDELSWQTTVRLQSCRQIEYRYFVYVEDAAGNKQIRRWETHFKPRLLLPCPEQQCNSPVDAFGIANPLENTQSQVHRGWLNHEAIVQLKFNGEKMFQVHDIETFDPQHVQLKIVPVEQSSGLHVEYSKQLYGRSQLQLQPQFGVPYTKGDIVIFHITLPLEQMMLQHFRLECYSLDHQLLGSATLNAAQLTGSEGLLQLHIKSAQRPEETLARLRLPYVLVQPYQYSPLDFKTTYAHYWPRSWPNLDVGHRGNGKSYIAEAPQERENTIASFLSAHAHHADMVELDVHLTADGIPVIYHDFGLRTAPPGKQIEKPDQLEYVLIKDINYELLKRLRIFSVINGKVFEYPAHNAEPRTEHRIFPRLVEVLQQLPKSLGIDVEIKWPQRRQGGGSEAEQTIDKNFFADRVLHEVIRYGCGRPLIFSSFDADMCTMLRFKQNIFPVMFLTQGETKKWQPFSDLRTRNFMAAVNNAQAFELAGTAPHAEDFLGENAAQMLQQARDQGQIAVIWGDDCNSKERVQYFTQIGATATCYDRSDLYMPEAKQRAFFNSSALLAEFEGQCRI, encoded by the exons ATGGGTTCCGTAGCTaccaatttgcataaatttttggcattgcgATACTGTTGCCAGGGcgcgttgtcgttgtctggCACCAGCAACAATAGCGGCAATTGCATCATCAAACGCTGTTTGAAGCAACAAGGTTTGGCGCAACGCGCGCGATTTCACGCACAG TGTGCCGCCTATGCAGATGCTGCTTCGATCACAGCTGACGACAACTATGCCACTGGCAACGAGCTACTCGAGGCAGCTCCCTCAACCGGTTGCAAGCCGACGCTGAGGCAGTTCAATGTACGATTGCAGACCGCACTTGCGGCCGAGGAGCAACTGGCGCTCACCGGCGATGTCAAGGCGCTGGGCGAGTGGCAACTTTCGCGCTGTGTGCCCCTGGATCGTCTCGACGAGCTCAGCTGGCAGACAACGGTGCGTCTGCAATCGTGCCGCCAGATCGAGTATCGCTACTTTGTCTACGTGGAAGATGCGGCGGGCAACAAGCAGATTCGTCGCTGGGAGACACACTTCAAGCCACGTTTGCTGCTGCCCTGCCCCGAACAGCAGTGCAACAGTCCAGTGGACGCCTTTGGCATTGCCAATCCCCTGGAGAACACACAATCACAAGTGCACCGTGGCTGGCTCAATCATGAGGCGATTGTACAGCTCAAATTCAATGGCGAGAAAATGTTCCAAGTGCACGACATCGAGACCTTTGACCCACAGCATGTGCAACTCAAGATTGTGCCCGTCGAGCAGTCGTCTGGCCTCCACGTGGAGTACTCCAAGCAGCTCTACGGTCGCagtcagctgcagctgcagccacaGTTTGGTGTGCCATACACCAAAGGTGACATTGTCATCTTTCACATCACTTTGCCGCTGGAGCAGATGATGCTGCAGCACTTCCGCCTGGAGTGCTATAGTCTGGATCATCAGCTGCTAGGCAGCGCTACCTTGAATGCTGCCCAACTCACAGGCAGCGAGGGATTACTTCAGCTGCACATCAAGTCCGCCCAGCGGCCGGAGGAGACGCTGGCGCGCTTAAGATTGCCCTATGTTTTGGTGCAGCCTTATCAATACTCGCCGCTGGACTTCAAGACCACCTATGCCCACTACTGGCCACGCAGCTGGCCCAATCTGGATGTCGGACATCGCGGCAATGGCAAAAGCTACATTGCAGAGGCGCCGCAGGAGCGTGAGAACACAATCGCCTCCTTCCTGAGTGCGCATGCGCATCACGCTGATATGGTGGAGTTGGATGTGCATCTCACGGCGGACGGCATTCCGGTGATCTATCATGACTTTGGACTGCGCACAGCGCCGCCTGGCAAGCAGATCGAGAAGCCCGATCAGCTGGAGTATGTGCTGATCAAGGACATCAACTATGAGCTGCTCAAGCGTTTGCGCATCTTCTCGGTGATCAATGGCAAAGTGTTTGAGTATCCCGCTCACAATGCTGAGCCACGCACAGAGCATCGCATCTTCCCCCGGTTGGTGGAggtgctgcagcagctgcccaaGTCGCTGGGCATTGATGTGGAGATCAAGTGGCCACAACGTCGTCAAGGCGGCGGCTCCGAGGCGGAGCAGACCATCGACAAGAACTTCTTTGCCGATCGCGTGCTCCACGAAGTGATTCGCTATGGCTGTGGCCGGCCGTTGATCTTCTCCAGCTTCGATGCCGATATGTGCACTATGCTACGCTTCAAACAGAACATCTTCCCGGTGATGTTCCTCACCCAGGGCGAGACAAAGAAGTGGCAACCCTTCAGTGATCTGCGCACACGCAACTTCATGGCTGCTGTGAATAATGCTCAGGCCTTTGAGTTGGCCGGCACAGCTCCGCATGCGGAGGATTTTCTGGGCGAAAATGCCGCCCAGATGCTGCAACAGGCTCGCGATCAAGGGCAAATTGCCGTCATCTGGGGTGATGACTGCAATTCGAAGGAGCGCGTACAGTATTTCACACAGATTGGAGCCACAGCCACCTGCTACGATCGCAGTGATCTCTATATGCCAGAGGCCAAGCAGCGGGCCTTCTTCAATTCCAGCGCTCTGCTCGCCGAGTTCGAGGGTCAGTGCCGGATCTAG
- the LOC132788843 gene encoding uncharacterized protein LOC132788843 isoform X1, giving the protein MVNYGMMPIDGDGEGNVDGMGSSHLHEDEHNIDSLSMSRVEIGSIFGGLLCCVCLLCDFDAVIGWKCLFKEFPVDAQRIRGTWWIYGTNPEPTDRCYFEDLDLYWTRITQTDYDNYAVELHCSLPWFRHQMAIYTRAAEPSDEVINQVEKYLLSVRLSLKHFHLVDKLTCSNESKAPIQRWHLSRYMHLDYNPNYVKPLVVDENI; this is encoded by the exons ATGGTCAATTATGGAATGATGCCGatcgatggcgatggcgaagGCAATGTGGATGGCATGGGATCGTCTCATTTGCATGAAGATGAACACAACATTGACAGCCTATCGATGTCTCGAGTCGAAATTGGATCTATTTTTGGTGgtttgctgtgctgtgtgtgtctACTTTGTGATTTCGATGCGGTCATTGGCTGGAAATGTTTGTTCAAAGAGTTTCCAGTGGACGCCCAAAGG ATAAGGGGAACCTGGTGGATCTATGGCACAAATCCCGAGCCAACCGATCGCTGCTACTTTGAAGATC TGGATCTCTACTGGACACGCATTACGCAAACGGACTATGATAATTATGCCGTGGAACTGCACTGCTCGCTGCCCTGGTTTCGTCATCAAATGGCCATCTATACCAGGGCTGCAGAGCCCAGCGATGAGGTAATCAATCAGGTGGAAAAATACTTGCTGAGTGTGCGATTGTCTCTGAAGCATTTCCATCTGGTTGATAAGCTTACTTGTAGTAATGAATCCAAGGCGCCGATTCAGCGTTGGCATCTCTCGCGTTATATGCATCTGGACTATAATCCAAATTATGTGAAACCTTTGGTCGTGGACGAAAATATCTGA
- the LOC132790848 gene encoding glycerophosphocholine phosphodiesterase GPCPD1, whose product MYRVLKSISILYKLALFWPLFCTAAATFHAFSIPSPALAPNTVVNESSVFSSAQLQAFKVFDEERPNEITGRSYLCVPFFRIFNVALPSGFQLSPDEAVAVSGDHQALGAWSITKALPLRAQNKQRTKWYLRQWICASRRVYYRYLIYTLNADGDRVLRRWEAQQVARMLQTYEIYRSPGTDIFGEAYARSVGGGQWLEPGWLQQEYVIELKFIWQQHLQLSGQINPVKLRLKLKPLSLLDNTRIEVSRYAYNRSSFRLQSRQGIRYNEGAIVIYRLSQPLDVANAFRLSIYELDRSQLPLGEVYILPEQLRGSRGILQLAVQHPNSQQVIGQLTLPYLVVQPLPRADDINLSGSFQRYWPNNWPTLDVGNRGLGLSYHQATTSLVENTIESFLAVSKAKGDMVQLDVQLTRDYVPIVWRGFGFYTTNSVSSQPIVDRFDLRYVLIRQLSYAELKASRVFILKRWSLQEYTHLNVRNASQLQRLFPRLSEVADALPRSLGLIVEIKWPQLMASGALESTQTHNKNIYVDRIIETTARYGCGRPLIFASFDADICSMVRLKQTAFPVMLLTTGKTNIWDAYMDLRTQSFLQAINFAESAEILGTAPHVQNFQPNQELVDLGLDMLQVVFLWGSDLRNQELLEQFRAFDVTGLIYDHIERVGPAEWKRAPFFQAPQLLEVFGGQCVAIGNSTTVLGAKPTKPTIWPKMR is encoded by the coding sequence ATGTATCGAGTGCTAAAATCAATTAGCATACTCTACAAGCTCGCTTTGTTCTGGCCATTGTTTTGCACAGCAGCCGCCACTTTCCACGCGTTTTCCATTCCGTCTCCCGCTCTCGCTCCCAATACGGTTGTGAATGAATCGTCTGTGTTCAGCTCCGCGCAGCTGCAGGCCTTTAAGGTCTTCGATGAGGAACGACCCAACGAGATAACCGGACGCAGTTATCTCTGTGTGCCCTTCTTTCGCATCTTCAACGTTGCGCTGCCGTCGGGCTTCCAACTGTCGCCGGATGAGGCAGTCGCCGTCAGTGGTGATCATCAAGCGTTGGGCGCCTGGAGCATTACCAAAGCGTTGCCATTGCGTGCTCAGAACAAGCAGCGCACCAAATGGTATCTCCGCCAATGGATCTGTGCCAGCCGACGTGTCTACTATCGCTATCTCATCTACACCTTGAATGCGGATGGGGATCGTGTCTTGCGGCGTTGGGAAGCGCAACAGGTGGCGCGCATGCTGCAGACCTACGAGATCTATCGCTCGCCGGGCACGGATATCTTTGGCGAGGCATATGCTCGCTCTGTGGGCGGTGGCCAGTGGCTGGAACCCGGCTGGCTGCAGCAGGAGTATGTGATTGAACTGAAGTTCATCTGGCAGCAACACTTGCAGCTATCAGGGCAGATCAATCCTGTCAAGCTGCGGCTTAAACTGAAGCCACTTAGTTTGCTGGACAACACGCGCATTGAGGTCTCTCGCTACGCTTACAATCGTTCCTCGTTTCGGCTGCAGAGTCGCCAGGGCATCAGGTACAACGAGGGCGCCATTGTCATCTACCGCCTCAGCCAGCCACTGGATGTGGCCAACGCTTTTCGCTTGTCCATCTACGAGCTGGATCGCTCACAGCTGCCTCTTGGTGAGGTATATATTCTGCCGGAGCAGCTGCGCGGTAGTCGTGGTATTCTACAGCTGGCTGTGCAGCATCCAAACAGTCAGCAAGTCATTGGACAGCTCACTTTGCCCTACTTGGTGGTTCAACCTTTGCCCCGTGCTGATGACATCAATTTAAGTGGAAGTTTTCAGCGCTATTGGCCCAACAATTGGCCCACCTTGGATGTAGGCAATCGTGGACTGGGACTGAGCTACCATCAGGCGACCACAAGCCTAGTGGAGAACACCATCGAAAGTTTTCTAGCTGTGTCGAAGGCCAAAGGCGATATGGTTCAGCTGGATGTGCAACTGACCCGGGATTATGTGCCCATTGTGTGGCGTGGTTTTGGCTTCTACACTACGAACAGCGTCAGCTCTCAGCCCATTGTGGATCGCTTTGATCTGCGCTATGTGCTCATTCGGCAGCTGAGCTACGCAGAACTCAAAGCGAGTCGTGTCTTTATCCTCAAACGCTGGAGCTTGCAGGAATACACGCATTTGAATGTACGCAATGCGAGTCAGTTGCAGCGACTCTTTCCCCGCTTGTCTGAGGTCGCCGACGCACTGCCTCGCAGCTTGGGCTTGATTGTGGAGATCAAGTGGCCGCAGTTGATGGCATCTGGTGCACTCGAGTCGACGCAGACGCACAACAAGAACATCTATGTGGATAGAATCATTGAGACAACAGCAAGATATGGCTGTGGTAGACCGCTGATCTTCGCCAGCTTCGATGCGGACATTTGCAGCATGGTGAGGCTGAAGCAAACAGCTTTTCCAGTCATGCTGCTGACCACGGGAAAGACAAACATTTGGGATGCCTACATGGATCTGCGCACTCAGAGCTTTCTGCAGGCCATCAACTTTGCGGAGAGTGCCGAGATTCTTGGCACTGCGCCGCATGTGCAGAACTTTCAGCCCAATCAGGAGTTGGTTGATCTCGGCTTGGATATGTTGCAGGTTGTCTTTCTGTGGGGCAGTGATCTGCGAAATCAAGAGTTGCTGGAGCAGTTTCGTGCCTTTGATGTGACTGGATTAATCTACGATCATATTGAGCGCGTGGGTCCAGCTGAATGGAAACGCGCTCCATTCTTCCAGGCGCCGCAGTTGCTGGAGGTTTTTGGTGGCCAATGTGTTGCCATTGGAAACTCGACAACTGTGCTGGGAGCGAAGCCCACGAAGCCAACAATATGGCCCAAAATGAGATAG